In one Nicotiana tomentosiformis chromosome 6, ASM39032v3, whole genome shotgun sequence genomic region, the following are encoded:
- the LOC138894641 gene encoding uncharacterized protein, with amino-acid sequence MIIGGDDDASMNSVKFTTTHKLKLSITHERYDEIEESIIFDKSDTNGLAFPHYDALVITLQSLDTDVRRIMVDDGSGTCIIHPRVLAQMKLEDKIVPHCIMLTGFNNAVERTSGEITLPVLAGGVTLETTFHIMDQDTTYNAIIG; translated from the coding sequence atgatcattggtggcgACGACGATGCTTCTATGAATAGTGTGAAattcaccacaacccacaagctcaaactgtcaatcacccacgaacggtatgatgaaatagaagaaagtatcatcttcgacaagTCGGATACCAACGGTTTagctttccctcactatgatgcccttgttatcaCTTTACAAAGTTTAGATACCGATGTGAGACGCATTATGGTAGACGATGGAAGCGGCACGTGCATTATCCaccctcgagtacttgcacaaatgaaactcgaggataagatagtaccGCACTGCATCATGCTaactggttttaacaatgcagttgagcgaacatctggcgagatcacactccccgtcctagccggtggcgtcactctggaaaccacattccatatcatggaccaagacacaacatacaacgccataatagggtGA